One genomic region from Bacteroidota bacterium encodes:
- a CDS encoding gliding motility-associated C-terminal domain-containing protein has protein sequence MCIPLKSSCSYLTILFLFFFASSFSEKNEWSKLAPFNEEVWIQNNGEFANLVPDITDTVLFYTRNEGVITYLTPTTLSYVYIEQVIDDALYETWGRREHRKGQAPSEPKIDKSKIAKHIKHLFAWEWVGANRTPAIVTLQSQKQYYINHNPSRKITTKSNCYKKIILENIYPNIDIEYIVGNKGRVKYNVVVHAGASIANIKLVQHGFDKPRLTTSGQAEYKSPVGVFIHDVPYTYNIKSKKKIYSSYKLVNDTLSFLVESYNREQDIVIDPWVSNPLFPNQNEVYDVAADSAGNVWAYGSNLFKVLKKYDVNGNLLWTLSTNTLGYAGVKGLGDIDVDKGGSCYMSENNVYYKIDALGNVVYGPIFSPVGAQGESFFRMRLSSDEKSVFGFGAANYGNIYKYKSYNGNQSLDCITGNLNTPELRAAVVSPSGKIFSVSTNSIVNVPSARIAIFNKDGNYIKDIPTKGIYPYHSGNGNATYINTLYFFMHNGIAANCTQLCVFDGDTLAKYDTSGTFINYTTVNQAVQGAVLAFDTVKSSGLLMDNCNNTFLGTIWGIQQYDNALNFVTLIPTTGAVFDMDWLQNGSIAAGGENFVGVFSNPSACAALYCVPDIDTSVVFSYTVFPEGCSSNSGKISFDVNSAMPFYYIITGNDTAAPIYYHVTPGSTTSLSDSILNLPAGTYQIEVGVSASQSFICIPKSYSYLITIEKSDSLVASISSSGSVCGNACNGILTGTVVAGAPPYQFSWSNGETSSVSTNLCAGTYSLQVVDNKGCTTTVISTITASPSFSVTLDANKTESCGPACVTFTAATNPYGVGVNYVWKLDNGSAVSSTIDTSSKCYTSVGNYCPTVTVSNSLGCSVSAKLQDTIRINDTPTSHFIVLPSEITALNPTVQCENLSTGYSNLVWNFNDPNNANAVYANVENPMHSYSDTGTYCITQVAYAENGCVDSSFMCIVIQPDFTFYAPNSFTPNGDGVNDFLGVHGIGIAEFQLSVFDRWGSEIFTTGKVSSISLALPWDGKANNGSKIAQQDIYVWQCSITDVFDVKHSYTGHVALIR, from the coding sequence ATGTGTATTCCGTTAAAATCTAGTTGCTCATATCTTACAATTTTGTTTCTATTCTTTTTTGCGTCATCTTTTTCAGAAAAGAACGAATGGTCTAAGTTAGCACCATTTAATGAAGAAGTGTGGATACAGAATAATGGTGAGTTTGCTAACCTTGTGCCGGATATAACTGATACAGTTTTGTTTTATACACGTAATGAAGGTGTAATTACATATCTTACCCCCACAACTCTTTCGTATGTGTATATTGAGCAAGTTATTGACGATGCACTTTATGAAACGTGGGGAAGAAGAGAGCACAGAAAAGGGCAAGCTCCTTCCGAGCCCAAAATAGACAAAAGCAAAATTGCTAAGCACATAAAGCATTTGTTTGCTTGGGAGTGGGTAGGGGCGAATAGAACGCCTGCCATTGTTACGTTGCAATCACAAAAACAATATTATATAAACCATAACCCGTCTCGAAAAATAACTACTAAATCGAATTGTTATAAAAAAATTATTCTTGAAAATATATATCCCAATATTGACATAGAATATATAGTTGGGAATAAAGGAAGAGTAAAATATAATGTAGTAGTTCATGCTGGTGCATCCATAGCTAATATTAAATTAGTGCAACACGGATTTGATAAGCCACGCTTAACCACCAGTGGACAAGCTGAATACAAGTCTCCGGTAGGAGTATTTATTCACGATGTGCCATATACGTACAATATAAAATCAAAAAAGAAAATTTATAGCAGTTATAAATTGGTAAATGATACTCTTTCGTTTTTAGTTGAAAGTTATAATAGAGAACAAGATATTGTAATCGACCCATGGGTTAGCAATCCTTTGTTTCCTAATCAGAATGAGGTGTATGATGTTGCAGCAGATTCTGCTGGAAATGTGTGGGCCTATGGAAGCAATTTATTCAAGGTGCTAAAAAAATACGATGTGAATGGTAATTTGCTATGGACATTGAGTACGAATACACTTGGTTATGCAGGTGTTAAAGGTCTTGGAGATATTGATGTAGATAAGGGAGGGAGTTGTTATATGAGCGAAAACAATGTTTACTATAAGATTGATGCGTTGGGAAATGTTGTATATGGTCCAATTTTTTCTCCAGTAGGAGCTCAAGGAGAAAGTTTTTTTAGAATGCGATTAAGTTCCGATGAAAAGTCGGTATTTGGTTTTGGGGCCGCTAATTATGGAAATATTTATAAATATAAGTCGTATAACGGAAATCAATCGTTAGATTGTATTACAGGTAATTTAAACACTCCCGAGCTTAGAGCGGCTGTAGTATCACCCAGCGGAAAAATATTTTCGGTAAGTACCAATTCTATTGTAAATGTGCCATCTGCCCGAATAGCAATATTCAATAAGGATGGAAATTATATTAAAGATATTCCAACAAAAGGAATTTATCCGTATCACTCAGGTAATGGCAATGCAACTTACATTAATACGCTCTATTTTTTTATGCACAATGGCATTGCTGCCAATTGTACTCAGCTATGTGTGTTTGATGGTGATACGCTAGCTAAATACGATACTTCCGGAACATTTATTAATTATACCACAGTAAACCAAGCTGTGCAAGGAGCTGTGTTGGCATTTGATACTGTTAAAAGTTCCGGCTTGCTGATGGATAATTGCAACAACACATTTTTAGGTACGATATGGGGAATTCAGCAGTACGACAATGCCTTAAATTTTGTAACGCTAATTCCAACTACGGGAGCTGTGTTTGATATGGATTGGCTGCAAAATGGGAGCATTGCTGCCGGAGGAGAAAATTTTGTTGGAGTTTTTTCAAATCCGTCAGCTTGTGCCGCATTATATTGTGTTCCGGATATTGATACCTCTGTAGTATTTTCCTATACTGTTTTTCCGGAAGGCTGTTCATCAAATTCGGGGAAAATTAGTTTCGATGTAAATTCTGCGATGCCATTTTATTACATAATTACAGGAAATGACACAGCCGCTCCAATTTACTACCATGTAACACCAGGAAGCACAACTTCACTATCTGATTCCATTTTGAATCTTCCAGCAGGAACCTATCAAATAGAAGTTGGTGTATCTGCATCTCAATCGTTTATATGCATTCCTAAGTCGTATTCTTATTTAATTACAATAGAAAAAAGTGATAGTCTTGTGGCATCTATTAGCTCATCAGGAAGTGTTTGCGGCAATGCGTGTAACGGTATTCTTACTGGTACTGTTGTTGCCGGTGCCCCTCCGTACCAATTTAGTTGGTCTAATGGGGAAACGAGTTCTGTAAGTACAAACCTATGTGCGGGTACTTACTCCCTTCAGGTTGTAGATAATAAAGGGTGTACAACTACTGTAATTTCTACTATAACCGCTAGCCCATCATTTAGTGTTACTCTTGATGCCAATAAAACCGAAAGTTGTGGTCCAGCTTGTGTTACATTTACTGCTGCAACTAATCCGTATGGAGTTGGTGTAAATTATGTTTGGAAACTAGACAATGGTAGTGCTGTATCTAGTACTATAGATACTAGTAGTAAATGCTATACCTCAGTAGGAAATTATTGTCCAACAGTTACTGTAAGTAATTCGCTGGGGTGCTCTGTGAGTGCGAAGCTCCAAGATACTATACGAATAAATGATACACCTACTTCTCATTTTATTGTACTGCCATCTGAAATAACTGCTTTAAACCCAACTGTACAGTGCGAAAATCTTTCTACGGGGTATTCTAATTTGGTGTGGAATTTTAATGATCCCAATAATGCGAATGCCGTCTATGCGAATGTTGAAAATCCTATGCATTCTTATTCCGATACCGGAACGTATTGTATTACACAAGTAGCTTATGCTGAGAATGGTTGTGTAGATAGCTCTTTTATGTGTATTGTCATTCAACCCGATTTTACTTTTTATGCTCCAAATTCTTTTACACCCAATGGAGATGGAGTAAATGATTTTTTGGGTGTCCACGGAATAGGAATTGCAGAGTTTCAGTTATCTGTTTTCGATCGTTGGGGCAGTGAAATTTTTACTACCGGAAAAGTATCTTCTATTAGTTTGGCTCTTCCTTGGGATGGGAAAGCAAACAATGGTAGTAAAATTGCGCAACAAGACATATATGTATGGCAATGTAGCATAACTGATGTGTTTGATGTAAAACATTCCTATACAGGTCATGTGGCATTAATAAGGTAG